From Juglans regia cultivar Chandler chromosome 6, Walnut 2.0, whole genome shotgun sequence, the proteins below share one genomic window:
- the LOC109011448 gene encoding disease resistance protein RUN1-like produces MSTSSSMAFQLGASSSLSFSSSSIRRWTHDVFLSFRGEDVRQNFISHLYHALHQRGINTYIDNNLERGEEISSELSKAIEGSMISIIVLSKNYAESRWCLDELLKILECKEMVKQIIFPLFYDVDPSEVRHQKGSFGEAFAKLRYKLKDEVKVTKWEAALEKVANLSGLELGDRNESEFIQDIIKWVDSIMVNRTFLKVAKHPVGIESRVRDIFQHLNMGRNDIICTIGIFGTGGIGKTTISKEVYNRISYQFEGSCFLKNIRETSKVGGLIQLQKTLLYETLGISLECHDTEKGINVIRHRLCFKRVLLILDDVDDLVQLETLAGARDWFGSGSRIIITTRDQHLLNISKVDSKYEVKRLDHNEALELFSWHAFEEDKPIEDYVELPKQVMQYAEGLPLVLTVLGSDLRGQNINYWRSTLDKYKRIPSKNIQKVLCISYDGLDDNEKEIFLDIAFFFNGQYLDHVVEILDSCGFSPENGIKRLIDKCLITITTYNTLWMHDLLQDMGREIVRKESPKEPGARSRLWFHEDIRHVLEENTGTNNVEGIEVILPESNDHDMIRLSPKSFAKMKRLRFFKSHGAYFSGRSLDYLSNELRVLDWSNCPLQSLPSNFRGEKLFDFKLYRGRIQEISGQFKNLTRMRFFEYKLARLRLYQCSNMKSFPRRLKLRSLEVLTLFNCSKLQTFPKIELTVFMDAART; encoded by the exons ATGAGcacttcttcttccatggcctttCAGTTAGgagcttcttcctctctctcattctcttcttcttccattcgtAGATGGACTCACGATGTATTCTTGAGTTTTAGAGGTGAGGATGTTCGCCAAAactttatttctcatctatacCATGCTTTGCATCAAAGGGGAATCAACACTTATATAGACAACAATCTCGAAAGAGGAGAGGAAATTTCGTCAGAACTTTCCAAAGCAATTGAAGGATCAATGATTTCTATCATTGTACTCTCTAAGAACTATGCAGAGTCTCGATGGTGTTTAGATGAGCTATTGAAGATCCTCGAGTGTAAGGAAATggtaaaacaaattatttttccctTGTTCTACGATGTAGATCCGTCAGAGGTACGACATCAAAAAGGGAGTTTTGGAGAAGCATTCGCCAAACTTAGATATAAGTTGAAGGATGAAGTAAAGGTCACAAAGTGGGAGGCAGCTTTGGAAAAAGTAGCCAATTTGTCCGGACTCGAATTAGGGGACAG GAATGAATCAGAGTTTATTCAAGATATCATTAAATGGGTGGATTCAATAATGGTAAATCGTACATTTCTTAAGGTTGCTAAGCATCCAGTTGGAATAGAGTCCCGCGTACGAGACAtttttcaacatttaaatatgggAAGGAATGATATTATATGCACGATAGGGATATTTGGAACCGGTGGAATTGGTAAGACAACTATTTCAAAAGAGGTCTATAACAGGATTTCTTACCAATTTGAAGGaagttgtttcttgaaaaacattagAGAAACTTCAAAAGTAGGAGGTCTGATCCAGCTACAAAAGACACTTCTTTATGAGACTTTGGGAATAAGTTTGGAATGTCATGATACTGAAAAAGGCATCAATGTAATTAGGCATAGACTTTGCTTTAAAAGAGTTCTCctaattcttgatgatgtggatgacTTGGTTCAACTAGAAACATTGGCTGGAGCTCGTGATTGGTTTGGTTCAGGAAGTAGaatcatcataacaacaagagatcaacatttattaaatatatctaaagttgattcaaaatatgaagTAAAGAGATTGGACCATAATGAAGCTCTTGAGCTCTTTAGTTGGCATGCTTTTGAGGAAGACAAACCAATTGAAGATTACGTGGAACTCCCTAAGCAAGTAATGCAATATGCTGAGGGCCTTCCACTAGTTTTAACAGTGCTAGGCTCAGATTTAAGGGGtcagaatataaattattggagAAGTACATTGGATAAGTATAAACGAATTCCTagcaaaaatattcaaaaagtaCTTTGTATAAGTTACGATGGATTGGATGATAATGAGAAGGAGATTTTCCTCgatattgccttttttttcaATGGACAATACCTGGATCATGTCGTTGAAATATTAGATAGCTGTGGTTTCTCTCCGGAGAATGGTATCAAAAGGCTTATAGATAAATGTCTCATTACAATTACTACTTACAATACATTGTGGATGCATGACTTGCTACAAGACATGGGAAGAGAAATTGTCCGAAAGGAATCACCTAAAGAACCAGGCGCACGTAGTAGATTATGGTTTCATGAAGATATTCGCCATGTACTAGAGGAAAATACT GGAACAAACAATGTGGAGGGGATAGAAGTGATTCTGCCTGAGAGCAATGATCATGACATGATACGCTTGAGTCCCAAATCATTTGCAAAGATGAAAAGACTCAGATTTTTTAAAAGCCATGGTGCATACTTTTCTGGAAGATCACTTGATTATCTTTCTAATGAATTAAGAGTGCTTGATTGGTCAAATTGTCCTTTACAATCTTTGCCATCTAATTTCCGTGGAGAGAAGCTATTTGATTTCAAACTATATAGAGGCCGCATCCAGGAGATTAGCGGGCAATTTAAG AACTTGacgagaatgagattttttgagt ATAAGCTTGCTCGTTTGCGTCTTTATCAATGCTCCAACATGAAGAGTTTTCCAAGGCGTCTCAAGTTGAGATCTCTAGAAGTCCTTACACTTTTTAATTGCTCAAAACTTCAAACCTTTCCAAAAATTGAGT TGACTGTATTCATGGATGCTGCAAGGACCTGA
- the LOC109003904 gene encoding disease resistance protein RPP2B-like, giving the protein MRLPISVSHSQHLKCLSLENFTNLAKEEIGLSIGYSTCLNDSQITLSRTIKRSEPESSAELQRQLLSSLYWYLDDFSIYSTTTLQEFDLSWSAVVSLPPTMKIYVELRILRLCHCEKLQEILHLPPNIQELYVRECFSLERFPEVSTKFQFYTSCGLRELRWIDLSDCHKLVANIGSQVPNPSFVEEHIQDHSCGIIFPGNKIPDWFSHTKEISNGDDSCELDISGPLYLEEIIGIVFCAVLGSDPDYPLGPFSGICVSINGNMLVEARFYLYGGSDHVYLNYSFPDCIEQLLRYPTEDNLRFRFCCDSYKVMFKSCGVHIVYKHEENENLTVGECSVDSSNGIQLSKRRRDDEDSKLEFNGYPQHKRLSQDLGNSNTT; this is encoded by the exons ATGCGTCTCCCAATCAGCGTTTCTCACTCGCAACATCTAAAGTGTCTTTCTCtagaaaattttacaaatcttgcaaaagaagaaatagGTCTATCCATTGGGTACTCCACATGTCTTAACGATTCACAAATAACATTATCCAGAACGATTAAGAGGTCTGAACCAGAATCAAGTGCTGAATTACAACGACAACTCTTGTCGTCGCTTTATTGGTATCTTGACGACTTCTCTATTTATAGCACAACCACTTTGCAAGAGTTTGATCTATCTTGGAGTGCTGTTGTCAGCCTTCCCCCAACAATGAAAATATATGTTGAATTGAGGATTCTCAGATTGTGCCATTGTgagaaacttcaagaaattctacatcttccaccaaatatacaaGAGCTATATGTCAGAGAGTGTTTCTCCTTGGAACGATTCCCAGAAGtatcaacaaaatttcaattCTATACATCCTGTGGCTTGCGAGAGCTAAGATGGATTGACTTGTCCGATTGCCATAAATTGGTAGCAAATATAGGGAGTCAAGTGCCAAATCCTTCATTTGTTGAG GAACATATTCAAGACCATTCATGTGGTATTATATTTCCAGGGAATAAGATTCCAGATTGGTTTAGCCATACTAAGGAGATTTCAAATGGTgatgattcttgtgaattggatATTAGTGGTCCCTTGTATTTGGAAGAGATCAtaggtattgttttttgtgctgTTCTTGGATCCGACCCGGATTACCCCTTGGGGCCCTTCTCCGGTATTTGTGTTTCTATAAATGGTAACATGCTTGTAGAAGCGAGGTTTTACTTATATGGAGGCTCGGATCATGTATATCTAAATTACTCGTTTCCAGATTGCATCGAGCAATTGCTGCGGTACCCAACAGAAGACAATCTGAGGTTTAgattttgttgtgattcttATAAAGTGATGTTTAAAAGTTGCGGAGTTCACATAGTCTATAAGCatgaagagaatgagaattTAACAGTTGGGGAGTGCTCAGTAGATTCATCGAATGGTATCCAGCTTTCTAAGAGACGTCGAGATGATGAAGACAGCAAGTTGGAATTCAATGGGTACCCACAACACAAGAGACTCTCTCAAGACTTGGGCAATTCAAATACAACATAG